One region of Clostridia bacterium genomic DNA includes:
- a CDS encoding GNAT family N-acetyltransferase, with protein MERLTNGREIPIIHSDRGAHRTAKSCAYYEHKARGNDTFFRKIIYRIRRFESTSSRVERGAYRHTRARRHPHVCPEDFGQNKAFFLVGYECGTPICCAGVRVLDDETGEVKRVYARTRSRGVGAAQMAAVEDEARALGYRRLVLECRGGNPRAIAFYLRNGYSVCPNHPPYDVESDAVCMEKYL; from the coding sequence GTGGAACGCTTGACAAACGGGCGTGAAATCCCTATAATCCATAGCGATCGCGGTGCGCACCGCACCGCAAAAAGTTGTGCGTATTATGAGCATAAGGCAAGGGGAAACGACACTTTCTTTCGTAAAATCATCTATCGAATCCGTCGATTCGAAAGCACTTCTTCAAGAGTTGAACGAGGTGCTTATCGGCACACTCGGGCACGACGGCACCCTCACGTTTGTCCCGAAGATTTCGGGCAAAACAAAGCGTTTTTCCTCGTCGGATACGAATGTGGCACGCCCATATGTTGCGCCGGCGTGCGCGTTTTGGACGACGAAACGGGTGAAGTGAAGCGCGTGTACGCTCGCACCCGCAGTCGTGGCGTAGGCGCCGCGCAGATGGCGGCCGTGGAAGACGAGGCGCGCGCCTTAGGTTACCGCCGCCTCGTACTGGAGTGCCGCGGCGGGAACCCCCGCGCCATTGCGTTTTATCTTCGCAACGGCTATTCGGTCTGCCCCAACCATCCGCCCTACGACGTCGAGTCGGACGCCGTATGCATGGAGAAGTATCTATAA
- a CDS encoding DNA adenine methylase, with translation MTTIVRSIEDALHYEISQVQVEEYWNLGDTPELKIHSIHAYPAKFPAFIASKAIQLAYKSGIEVNTVSDIFCGCGTVAIEAKLNGVNFWGCDINPIATLITKAKIGNYSISKLEELYNFIQDSYSNNRTVYNYEESNERIRYWFKQEQFYDLSKLKEAIMSIPKGKYRTCFECLFSSILKPTSKWLTKSIKPQIDPNKNIADVWKTFERQFRKFTKCVSDMPQTQSNIEIVTCSILTKKSLPKVDLIITSPPYVTSYEYADLHQLSSLWLDFTDDYTLLRKGTMGSAYNSETFNYDILELNETAREIILELKSNKKISKAKIKSIARYYIDMQKATEQCYKMLNPHGMALFVIGDTEYKGTQIHNSRQLVESLIKSGFREVTVSKRKIRNKILTPYRDENGKFTSNKDDREIYHEEFVITGRK, from the coding sequence ATGACAACTATTGTACGCTCAATCGAAGATGCATTGCATTACGAAATATCTCAAGTACAAGTTGAAGAATATTGGAATTTGGGTGATACTCCAGAATTAAAAATACATAGTATTCATGCATACCCAGCAAAATTTCCGGCATTTATCGCAAGCAAAGCCATTCAGTTGGCATATAAAAGTGGAATTGAAGTGAATACGGTTTCGGATATTTTTTGCGGTTGTGGGACAGTTGCAATTGAAGCTAAACTTAATGGTGTAAATTTCTGGGGATGTGATATCAATCCCATCGCAACCTTAATTACTAAGGCAAAAATAGGAAATTATAGTATAAGCAAATTAGAGGAACTGTATAATTTTATTCAAGATTCATATTCCAATAACAGAACCGTATATAATTACGAAGAGTCAAATGAACGTATAAGATACTGGTTCAAACAAGAGCAATTCTATGACTTAAGCAAGCTTAAAGAAGCAATTATGTCTATTCCCAAAGGAAAATATCGCACTTGTTTTGAGTGTCTGTTTTCATCCATATTAAAACCTACATCAAAATGGCTAACAAAATCTATAAAGCCACAAATTGATCCCAATAAGAATATTGCTGATGTTTGGAAAACTTTTGAACGTCAATTTAGAAAGTTTACTAAATGTGTGAGCGATATGCCTCAAACTCAATCTAATATTGAAATTGTGACATGTAGTATTTTAACAAAAAAAAGTTTGCCAAAAGTAGATTTAATTATTACTAGTCCGCCTTATGTAACCTCATATGAGTATGCGGATTTGCATCAACTTTCTTCCCTGTGGCTTGACTTTACGGATGATTACACTTTGCTACGGAAGGGAACGATGGGAAGCGCATATAATAGTGAAACATTTAACTATGATATTCTAGAATTAAATGAAACGGCACGTGAAATTATATTAGAATTAAAGTCAAATAAAAAAATTTCAAAGGCAAAAATTAAGTCTATTGCGAGATACTATATTGATATGCAAAAGGCTACAGAGCAGTGCTATAAAATGTTGAATCCGCACGGTATGGCGTTATTTGTAATTGGAGATACGGAATACAAAGGAACGCAAATACATAACTCTAGGCAACTTGTTGAATCTTTAATAAAAAGCGGGTTTCGGGAAGTTACTGTTTCTAAACGAAAGATTAGGAATAAAATATTAACTCCTTATAGAGATGAAAATGGCAAGTTTACTAGCAACAAAGATGATCGGGAAATCTATCACGAGGAATTTGTAATTACTGGGAGAAAATAA
- a CDS encoding methyltransferase domain-containing protein produces the protein MAKKIPLQPEDFELETNTVWAFPDRGKWATHDAKYRGNWSPYIPRNVILRYSKENDIVLDQFVGGGTTAVEAKLTGRNFIGVDINPNALEITKSKLNFECEFNPTINIMQGDARNLSSIADDSIDLICTHPPYADIIHYSEDIDGDMSLMPMKDFLFEIGKVAEECYRVLKKDKFCVILMGDMRKKGMVQPLAFETMRIFEMAGFKTKEIIIKEQHNCKATGYWKTNSIKFNFLLLAHEYMFVLKKR, from the coding sequence ATGGCAAAAAAGATTCCTTTACAACCCGAAGATTTCGAACTCGAAACAAATACCGTTTGGGCTTTTCCCGATCGCGGTAAATGGGCAACGCACGACGCTAAATATCGTGGAAATTGGTCACCGTATATTCCGAGAAACGTAATTCTGCGTTATTCGAAAGAGAACGACATTGTTTTGGATCAGTTTGTCGGTGGCGGCACTACTGCCGTTGAAGCCAAACTGACAGGCAGAAATTTTATCGGTGTTGATATTAACCCAAACGCACTTGAAATTACAAAAAGCAAATTGAATTTCGAGTGTGAATTTAATCCGACGATAAATATTATGCAAGGCGATGCGCGCAATCTTTCGTCTATTGCCGACGATTCGATAGACCTTATTTGCACACACCCGCCTTATGCCGATATTATTCATTACAGCGAAGATATCGACGGCGATATGTCGCTTATGCCGATGAAAGATTTTTTGTTTGAAATCGGCAAAGTCGCAGAAGAATGCTATCGGGTATTGAAAAAGGATAAGTTTTGCGTTATACTTATGGGAGATATGCGCAAAAAAGGTATGGTCCAACCACTTGCTTTTGAAACGATGCGTATTTTTGAAATGGCAGGGTTCAAAACGAAAGAAATTATAATCAAAGAACAACACAACTGCAAAGCCACGGGCTATTGGAAAACAAACAGTATAAAGTTTAATTTTCTTTTACTCGCCCACGAGTATATGTTTGTTTTAAAAAAGCGGTAA
- a CDS encoding recombinase family protein — MKSVVIYARYSSDNQTEQSIEGQLRVCNEYAKSHDMLVIRTYIDRAMTGTNDNRPDFRNMIADSAKKDFDCVLVYKFDRFSRNKYETAIHKKTLKDNGVKVVSATEYIPDTPEAIIFEGMLEAMAQHYSEELSQKVRRSMNETRLKGNYTGGFLIYGYKVENHKILIDEEKAEVVRYIYDQYSQGVFVKDIIAHLTAKGIFNRGKKFARNTVYNILKNEKYSGIYRHNDEVFDNIHPQIVPTEIYEIVRKKIETNKYGKRSVEVVYLLRNKLKCGYCGSPISAECGTAKNGEKIRYYKCLGRKHQNGCKKSQVRKEILEKYVLDNIIEQLSKPEIQNYIADRLMAIQERKIKENSALNALTKEIRQTENSINNIMEAIEQGGTSATVMKRLRELETKLEDLQKQITIEKAKSAFRLSKADIIRFYKAGLEKEPLKLINHLIKEILLFDDKMIIHYNTPKTIDLDESQGFSFYVRNIKMPYVIQNKKNYGTQDFRFVMKVE, encoded by the coding sequence ATGAAATCAGTAGTAATCTATGCTCGTTATTCGAGCGATAACCAAACGGAACAGTCCATAGAGGGACAACTCCGCGTATGTAACGAATACGCTAAGTCGCACGATATGCTTGTGATAAGAACGTATATCGACCGTGCTATGACAGGCACAAACGATAATCGCCCCGACTTCCGTAATATGATAGCGGACAGCGCGAAAAAGGACTTTGACTGTGTACTCGTCTATAAGTTCGACAGGTTTTCAAGAAACAAATACGAAACGGCGATACATAAGAAAACCCTTAAAGACAACGGCGTAAAAGTCGTATCCGCAACCGAATATATCCCCGATACGCCCGAAGCGATAATCTTTGAAGGTATGCTCGAAGCAATGGCACAACACTATTCGGAAGAATTATCCCAAAAAGTACGTCGCAGTATGAACGAAACGAGATTGAAAGGCAACTATACGGGTGGTTTTCTCATTTACGGCTATAAAGTGGAAAATCACAAGATACTAATAGACGAAGAAAAAGCCGAAGTGGTACGTTATATCTATGACCAATATTCGCAAGGCGTTTTCGTTAAAGACATTATTGCGCATTTAACAGCAAAAGGGATATTCAATCGTGGCAAGAAGTTCGCCCGAAATACCGTTTATAACATACTCAAAAACGAAAAGTATTCGGGCATATACAGACACAACGACGAAGTGTTTGACAATATCCATCCGCAAATTGTACCGACGGAAATATACGAAATCGTTCGCAAGAAGATAGAAACCAACAAATACGGCAAACGCAGCGTTGAAGTCGTGTACTTACTCCGTAACAAACTCAAATGCGGTTATTGCGGTAGTCCCATATCCGCAGAGTGCGGAACGGCAAAGAACGGCGAAAAGATACGTTATTACAAATGCCTCGGACGTAAACACCAAAACGGCTGTAAGAAGTCGCAAGTGCGGAAAGAGATACTCGAGAAATACGTGCTTGACAACATTATCGAGCAATTATCCAAACCCGAAATCCAAAACTACATAGCGGACAGGCTTATGGCTATACAAGAACGCAAAATAAAAGAGAACTCCGCATTAAACGCATTGACAAAAGAGATACGCCAAACGGAGAACTCTATAAACAATATTATGGAAGCCATAGAACAAGGCGGTACAAGCGCAACTGTTATGAAGCGTTTGCGAGAACTTGAAACAAAACTCGAGGATTTGCAAAAACAGATAACGATAGAAAAAGCGAAATCCGCTTTCAGATTATCCAAAGCCGACATCATTCGGTTTTACAAAGCAGGGCTTGAAAAAGAGCCGTTGAAACTGATAAATCATCTGATAAAAGAAATACTCTTATTCGATGACAAAATGATAATCCACTACAACACCCCTAAAACGATTGACCTTGACGAAAGTCAGGGTTTTTCTTTTTATGTGCGTAATATCAAAATGCCTTACGTTATCCAAAACAAGAAGAACTACGGAACACAGGATTTCAGATTTGTAATGAAAGTAGAATAA
- a CDS encoding DNA adenine methylase produces the protein MLSFMSAKEAAEKWDISQRRVAILCSEKRIDGAMMVGNMWIIPSTAEKPIDKRTVRYEKTKTVTLKPFVKWVGGKSQLVDEIEKMLPSDGEKVLTKYAEPMVGGGALFFNILSKYDFEELYISDINAELINAYKAVKTDIDNLISKLNEMQMSFLPMDENGRKYFYYNIREKFNSTILSAETSTEKAAQFIFLNKTCFNGLYRVNRKGQFNVPMGAYKNPTICDDENLRNIHEALQNVTIVCGDYSLSKSFIDKDTFVYLDPPYRPISETSAFTSYNSESFDDNEQIRLAQFIDEINKLGAKIVLSNSDPKNVNEDDNFFDDLYRNYKINRVEASRAINSKGDKRGKINELLICN, from the coding sequence ATGTTGAGTTTTATGTCCGCGAAAGAAGCCGCTGAAAAATGGGATATCTCTCAAAGGAGAGTTGCTATACTATGTTCCGAAAAACGTATCGACGGAGCAATGATGGTCGGCAATATGTGGATTATTCCGTCCACCGCTGAAAAACCTATTGATAAAAGAACCGTTCGTTATGAAAAAACAAAAACTGTCACACTTAAACCATTTGTAAAATGGGTCGGCGGTAAAAGTCAACTTGTCGATGAAATAGAAAAAATGTTACCGTCTGACGGTGAAAAAGTTTTGACGAAATACGCTGAACCTATGGTCGGCGGCGGCGCATTATTTTTCAATATCCTTTCAAAGTATGATTTTGAAGAACTTTATATAAGCGATATAAACGCTGAACTTATAAATGCATACAAGGCGGTAAAAACCGATATCGACAACTTGATCTCAAAACTCAATGAAATGCAAATGTCGTTCTTGCCTATGGATGAAAACGGCAGAAAGTATTTTTATTATAATATTCGCGAAAAATTTAATTCGACCATCTTATCTGCAGAAACTTCAACTGAAAAAGCCGCACAGTTTATTTTCTTGAATAAAACTTGTTTCAATGGCTTATATCGCGTAAATAGAAAAGGTCAATTTAACGTTCCTATGGGAGCATATAAAAATCCGACTATTTGTGATGATGAAAACTTGCGAAACATTCACGAAGCGTTGCAAAACGTAACGATTGTTTGCGGAGATTATTCGCTTTCAAAATCATTCATAGATAAAGATACTTTCGTATATCTTGATCCCCCTTATCGTCCTATTTCCGAAACATCTGCATTTACTTCATATAATTCTGAATCTTTTGATGATAATGAGCAGATACGACTTGCACAGTTTATTGATGAAATCAACAAGTTGGGAGCAAAGATTGTTTTAAGCAATTCGGATCCGAAAAACGTAAACGAAGATGACAATTTCTTTGATGATTTGTATAGAAATTATAAAATCAACCGTGTCGAAGCAAGCCGTGCAATCAATAGCAAAGGTGATAAGCGCGGTAAAATAAACGAATTGCTCATTTGCAACTGA
- a CDS encoding GTP pyrophosphokinase family protein: MPLSEDRSDFSEMPISKEMFEAAIQKTYSFAKLMSYYNCAMMEIETKFKVLNEEFSLRFDRQPISSIKTRLKNPLSIRNKLISRGYPLTINSIEENLNDIAGIRVICSFTDDVSMLADALKKQDDIQIIQEKDYISSPKENGYRSLHMIVAVPIFLQQEKRVMKAEIQLRTIAMDAWASLEHQLRYKKGSLFDGEMSDELKKCADLSAELDERMDSLRGKVFHMRSEKEEAKKLSEALLGAPIDDV; encoded by the coding sequence ATGCCTTTGTCGGAAGACAGGTCGGACTTTTCCGAGATGCCGATCAGCAAGGAGATGTTTGAAGCGGCGATACAAAAAACCTATTCCTTTGCGAAACTCATGTCCTATTACAACTGCGCCATGATGGAGATCGAGACAAAGTTCAAGGTGCTGAACGAGGAATTCTCGCTCCGTTTTGATCGCCAGCCGATCAGCTCGATCAAAACAAGACTTAAAAATCCGCTTTCGATCAGGAATAAACTGATCTCACGCGGGTATCCGCTCACGATCAACAGCATAGAGGAAAACCTGAACGATATTGCCGGGATACGGGTGATCTGCTCTTTTACAGACGACGTTTCTATGCTGGCGGACGCGTTGAAAAAGCAGGACGATATACAAATCATTCAGGAAAAGGATTATATCTCTTCTCCCAAAGAGAACGGATACCGCAGCCTCCATATGATCGTAGCCGTCCCTATTTTTCTGCAGCAGGAAAAGCGCGTGATGAAAGCGGAAATACAACTTCGCACCATTGCGATGGACGCATGGGCGAGTCTGGAGCATCAGCTGAGATATAAAAAGGGTTCACTCTTTGACGGCGAAATGTCGGATGAACTCAAAAAGTGTGCGGACCTCAGTGCCGAACTGGACGAACGTATGGATTCCCTGCGGGGGAAGGTGTTTCACATGCGAAGCGAAAAAGAAGAGGCAAAAAAACTCAGCGAAGCGCTCCTCGGCGCTCCGATCGATGACGTTTGA
- a CDS encoding sensor histidine kinase produces the protein MAKRELIKIEPYARLLTMLSEQLIKNEVVALTEIVKNAYDADSNWVRISFENFTRNYKAQKDSRIIIEDCGCGMTEEVLRHDFINPASANKKIKKERGETSPNGRILQGEKGIGRFSLFKLGKTVTVYTKTKDDTSPRKLIADFSKYGDEFLNDDESQIMLSELDVEFISEATEFSFEPQVMLADGYAKRPNQGTTIIVENLNDSWGKAKIEKLQDELMSLIGNDEDDFSIYIFKDNSFLPSVVITEDDRLQKIIDQKAVYKIEGHYIEKESAFEFTINGKAYKKDIYDKQINKLSTYKKYKVDKGFKENDSLENNSALTNTECGDFSFRFYVFDLEKQYVREKFRLPVDDLKIVKKNRVYLYRDGIRVFPYGSIKDDWLQVDTIRGTQKASAMFSNDQLIGYVNITYKDNPNLKDKTNREGLMEVGNAYLDFVAMIQCFLQYIKVYHYDLDYANKKNAIKKFDKNEQINLSNSFSKVIKEVNDDSIKKQLIKIQQDVEKQSEYQLGRIRVVEDLAGIGLSIQATHHDLNNFIKRSYNVIDDYSRNLLIDDNSFTDKSIVLEKLERLRGLLSAMDDLLVDMKSLFASTQRKSKQIRVAEVLNKVIGYYKNLFVTKNINFDVKSIGNNPLVITMPEALLMTIFINIFDNAIYWLEDEDKQAKQIRITINCDEQCIIFSDNGPGIYPEEEEKIFEAFFTGKGLEGRGLGLYICRQFMERYDYHIQVIKNTIDCLNGANFLLDFNKE, from the coding sequence ATGGCTAAAAGAGAACTTATAAAAATTGAACCGTATGCAAGATTATTAACTATGCTTAGTGAACAACTTATCAAAAATGAAGTAGTTGCTTTAACCGAGATTGTTAAAAATGCATATGATGCAGATTCTAATTGGGTAAGAATAAGTTTTGAAAATTTTACAAGGAATTATAAGGCTCAAAAGGATTCAAGAATCATTATCGAAGATTGTGGATGTGGTATGACTGAAGAAGTTTTGAGACATGACTTTATTAATCCCGCTTCTGCAAATAAAAAAATTAAAAAGGAACGCGGAGAAACATCTCCTAACGGAAGAATACTTCAAGGAGAAAAAGGGATTGGCCGCTTTTCGTTATTCAAATTAGGCAAAACCGTTACGGTTTATACAAAAACAAAAGATGATACTAGTCCTAGAAAATTAATTGCAGATTTCTCAAAATATGGAGATGAGTTTTTAAATGATGATGAAAGTCAAATTATGCTTTCAGAATTAGATGTGGAATTCATTTCAGAAGCCACTGAATTCAGTTTTGAGCCGCAAGTTATGCTCGCGGATGGGTATGCCAAACGGCCCAATCAAGGGACAACTATTATAGTCGAAAATTTAAATGATAGCTGGGGAAAGGCAAAAATAGAAAAACTACAAGATGAATTAATGAGTCTTATCGGGAACGATGAAGATGATTTTTCTATATATATTTTTAAAGATAATTCTTTCCTTCCTTCTGTCGTGATAACTGAGGATGACAGATTGCAGAAAATCATTGATCAGAAAGCGGTATATAAAATTGAGGGTCACTATATAGAAAAAGAGTCTGCATTTGAATTTACAATTAATGGGAAAGCATATAAAAAAGATATTTACGATAAACAAATTAACAAGTTAAGTACATACAAAAAATATAAAGTTGATAAAGGCTTCAAGGAAAATGACAGCTTGGAAAATAATAGTGCATTAACAAATACAGAATGTGGCGATTTTTCTTTTAGATTTTATGTGTTTGATTTGGAAAAGCAATATGTGCGAGAAAAATTTAGACTCCCTGTTGATGATTTGAAAATTGTAAAGAAGAATCGCGTTTATTTATATCGAGACGGTATAAGGGTATTTCCATATGGAAGTATTAAGGATGATTGGTTGCAGGTTGATACTATTAGAGGAACGCAAAAGGCCAGTGCTATGTTTAGCAATGACCAATTAATTGGTTATGTAAATATAACCTATAAGGATAATCCCAACTTGAAAGATAAAACTAATCGTGAAGGATTAATGGAGGTAGGCAATGCCTATCTAGATTTTGTTGCCATGATCCAGTGCTTTTTGCAATACATCAAAGTATATCATTATGATTTGGATTATGCAAACAAAAAAAATGCAATAAAGAAATTTGATAAGAATGAGCAAATAAATCTGTCTAATAGTTTTTCTAAAGTAATAAAAGAAGTAAATGATGATTCAATCAAAAAGCAACTAATTAAAATACAACAAGATGTTGAAAAACAAAGCGAGTATCAGTTAGGCCGTATTCGTGTCGTAGAGGATTTAGCAGGGATCGGTCTATCAATTCAAGCAACGCACCATGACCTAAATAATTTTATCAAGAGAAGTTATAATGTTATTGATGACTACAGCAGAAATCTTTTGATAGACGACAATTCTTTTACAGATAAAAGCATTGTTTTAGAGAAATTAGAACGTCTGCGTGGTCTATTGTCTGCTATGGACGATCTTTTGGTAGACATGAAGAGTTTGTTTGCATCTACGCAAAGGAAATCCAAACAGATTCGCGTTGCGGAAGTATTAAATAAAGTAATCGGGTATTATAAAAATTTATTTGTAACTAAAAACATAAATTTCGATGTTAAATCAATTGGAAACAATCCTTTAGTTATTACTATGCCCGAAGCATTATTAATGACTATCTTTATTAACATATTTGACAATGCTATTTATTGGCTTGAAGATGAAGATAAACAGGCAAAACAAATACGGATAACCATAAATTGCGATGAACAATGTATCATTTTTTCAGATAATGGTCCGGGTATCTATCCCGAAGAGGAAGAAAAAATATTTGAAGCATTCTTTACAGGCAAAGGATTGGAAGGGCGCGGCCTTGGTTTATATATATGCAGGCAATTTATGGAACGATATGATTATCATATCCAAGTGATTAAAAACACCATTGATTGTTTGAACGGCGCTAATTTTTTGCTTGATTTTAACAAGGAGTGA
- a CDS encoding type II restriction endonuclease: MKRDFNEWLKTFKSSICNYGYYVDFEKVYGNIENIKVELNILNSLIGSKNIEHDFEKLVAEYPQVLKCIPILLAVRGREIYAIDGDGEYLFNFHTLNYTTKEYIMFMQKTGLFDLIANHVINNLVDYVTGVEVGLDSNGRKNRGGHLMENLVEDYLVKAGLIKGETYFKEMKLSAIEKKWDIDLSGISNQGKAEKRFDFVVKKGKTIYGIETNFYTGGGSKLNETARSYKTIALEAKQIDDFSFVWLTDGYDGWKSARHNLEETFDVLDNMYCIADLENGVIAKLFD, encoded by the coding sequence ATGAAAAGAGATTTTAATGAGTGGCTTAAAACATTCAAGTCGAGCATTTGCAATTATGGCTATTATGTTGATTTCGAGAAAGTTTACGGCAATATCGAGAATATAAAAGTTGAGTTGAATATTCTCAATTCTCTTATCGGCTCTAAAAATATAGAACATGATTTTGAAAAGCTTGTTGCAGAATATCCGCAAGTGTTGAAATGTATTCCGATTTTGCTTGCGGTGCGTGGGCGTGAAATATATGCTATTGACGGCGATGGCGAATATCTTTTTAATTTCCATACGCTCAATTACACGACAAAAGAGTATATAATGTTTATGCAAAAGACGGGTTTGTTTGATTTAATCGCAAATCACGTTATCAATAACCTTGTCGATTATGTTACGGGCGTAGAAGTAGGACTTGACAGTAACGGTCGCAAAAATCGCGGCGGACATTTAATGGAAAATCTTGTTGAAGATTATCTTGTAAAAGCGGGACTTATAAAAGGTGAAACATACTTTAAGGAGATGAAACTATCCGCTATTGAAAAGAAATGGGATATTGATTTATCGGGTATATCAAATCAAGGAAAAGCCGAAAAGCGGTTTGATTTTGTTGTTAAAAAAGGTAAAACAATTTATGGCATAGAAACGAATTTTTATACCGGTGGCGGCTCAAAATTAAACGAAACTGCACGCAGTTATAAAACAATCGCATTAGAGGCAAAACAAATCGACGATTTTTCCTTCGTGTGGCTTACCGACGGTTACGACGGTTGGAAATCTGCACGGCATAATTTGGAAGAAACTTTTGACGTGTTAGACAATATGTATTGTATAGCCGACTTGGAAAATGGCGTTATTGCTAAACTGTTCGATTGA
- a CDS encoding DUF1269 domain-containing protein, whose amino-acid sequence MAENILVVNFKVESEAYQALSEIRQASVNPAFIVSQACIVKNEGGRIVMKDHFDTGVETTDDTRHGGLIGGLVGVIGGPIGMLLGGGMGALIGSAIDSSDAAKNASLIEKVCEAILPESTAVIELVSELEPLAADLCFAKYESVLVRLDAAEVAEEIEEAEKLQKQMEKDARAKLREEKKESRRQRVEEKRAKMKADFEDFKAKFKKKD is encoded by the coding sequence ATGGCAGAGAATATTTTGGTCGTCAATTTCAAGGTGGAAAGCGAAGCGTATCAAGCGCTTTCCGAGATCCGTCAGGCGTCGGTCAATCCGGCGTTCATCGTCTCGCAGGCGTGTATCGTTAAGAACGAGGGCGGACGGATCGTTATGAAGGATCATTTCGACACGGGCGTTGAAACGACCGACGATACCCGTCACGGCGGACTGATCGGCGGTCTTGTGGGCGTCATCGGGGGACCCATCGGTATGCTTTTAGGCGGCGGCATGGGCGCTCTGATCGGCAGTGCGATCGACTCCTCCGACGCGGCTAAAAACGCATCGCTTATTGAGAAGGTGTGTGAGGCAATCCTGCCGGAAAGCACCGCCGTCATCGAGCTCGTTTCCGAACTTGAGCCTCTTGCGGCAGACCTCTGCTTTGCTAAATACGAATCCGTACTCGTAAGACTTGACGCCGCCGAGGTCGCGGAAGAGATCGAAGAGGCGGAAAAGCTTCAGAAGCAAATGGAAAAAGACGCCCGCGCAAAGTTGCGCGAAGAAAAGAAGGAATCGCGCCGTCAGAGAGTCGAGGAAAAGCGGGCGAAGATGAAGGCGGATTTCGAGGACTTCAAGGCAAAATTCAAGAAAAAAGACTGA
- a CDS encoding TetR/AcrR family transcriptional regulator, translating to MTEIEKNEILRLSNEESNALTRKCLQTAMGKMLARQSLEKISISELVRVAGVSRNAFYRNYESKEALVEEMCAGVTSWLKTSAEKWENSDDKEESMISIFRFVRDNAITFRILVDARRALIEKIEFAAVPTYGDGPERYLGVARAGVYIMILKEWFESGMKESPEEIGALCSRYVSAVGARK from the coding sequence ATGACAGAGATTGAAAAGAACGAGATCCTCCGTCTCTCAAACGAGGAATCGAACGCCTTGACGAGAAAATGTCTTCAAACCGCTATGGGTAAAATGCTGGCGAGGCAGAGCCTTGAAAAGATCAGCATTTCCGAGCTTGTTCGTGTTGCGGGCGTTTCTCGGAACGCTTTTTACCGGAACTATGAGTCCAAAGAAGCACTCGTGGAGGAAATGTGCGCAGGCGTGACGTCATGGCTGAAAACGTCTGCGGAAAAATGGGAGAACAGCGATGATAAAGAGGAGAGTATGATCTCCATCTTCCGGTTCGTCCGCGATAACGCAATAACGTTCCGGATCCTCGTGGACGCCCGCCGCGCGCTGATCGAAAAGATCGAGTTTGCCGCCGTTCCGACTTACGGCGATGGACCTGAACGCTATCTCGGAGTAGCTCGCGCCGGAGTTTATATCATGATCCTCAAGGAATGGTTTGAAAGCGGGATGAAGGAATCTCCCGAAGAAATAGGAGCGCTTTGCAGCCGCTACGTCTCGGCTGTCGGCGCCCGCAAATGA